The Buchnera aphidicola (Chaitophorus sp. 3695) genomic sequence TGTTGATTGATCCGAATAATTTACCTTTATCTCCAGATTTAGCAAATATTTTAATAGATTTAATTTTTTTAATTTCTTGAATACGAAAATTAGCTATTTTTAATTTTTTAATTTTTTTTGCTTCTAAAGATTTTTTACGATTTTCAAAATATTCTATATTTTTTTTAATAGCAGGTAAAGCAATTTCTTTAGGAAATAAAAAATTTCTTGCATAACCTGATTTTACTTGTATAAGTTCTCCTACTTCACCTAAATTTCTAAAAGAAGTGATTAAAATTACTTTCATAAAAAGTGTCCTAATAAATATAAAAAAATATATATTACATTAAAATTACAATTTTAAATTAAATTTTAAAATTATTTATGATGATCTGTATATGGAATTAAA encodes the following:
- the rplI gene encoding 50S ribosomal protein L9; this encodes MKVILITSFRNLGEVGELIQVKSGYARNFLFPKEIALPAIKKNIEYFENRKKSLEAKKIKKLKIANFRIQEIKKIKSIKIFAKSGDKGKLFGSINTRDISRKLNKMGIKIHKSELKLKNGGLRSIGEYVVLFQPHKDIYTNIKLIILPKE